The Chryseobacterium glaciei DNA window AAAATCAACCCGGAATTATCATTGTAGACCGCACCGTTCCCGGAAAATGGGAAAATTATGTGACGCCTGAACAAGCCGTTCCTGAACAGGCACTTTCGATTCCATGGGAGAGCTGTATCACGATGGGAGATTCGTTTTCATATGTTCCGAATGATAATTACAAATCGTCTCAGAAAATTATTGAAACTTTAGTTAAAATCATTTCGAGAGGTGGAAATTATCTGATGAATATTGCTCCCGGACCCAACGGAGACTATGATGCTATCGTTTATGAAAGATTAAAGGAAATCTCAACTTGGATGGATAAAAATCAGTCCGCTGTTTTTGCAACAAGAGCTGTTGCACCTTATCATGAAGGAGATTTTTATTATACTCAAAGCAAAGACGGAAAAACAGTTAATATTTTTCACATTGATGAAAAAACGAATTATCAGGCTCCATCAACGTTAAATTTTCAAATTCCTGAAAATTTTAAACCAAAATCATTGAAAATATTAGGAATTTCCTCAAAAATTCAATGGAAAAAAACAGGAAATTTTATTGAAATAAATTTACCAAAAGAAAGAACACAATTAAAATATTCAACTGTAATTCAAATAACACAATAGTTGAATTTGTAAACTTTTTTTTGTCTTAAAATGACATAGGAAATCGGAGCGTTAAGAAAATAAAGTCTGTGAACGTTAAGAAAATTCTACTGTTTGAGCGCGACACAAATCGTGAACTGAAAAACCACTATTAAATTCGCGCGAGTTTTAGAATTTTTAGAGAACAGATTTTATTTTTAGCGGAGGGTTCCAAGTCTTGAACTTTTGGTTCTTTTGTTTCTTTTGTTTCAAGACAAAAGAACTGATTTTAAACTAAATTATTTACGATGCCTTTTAAACTCAGATTTAAAATTATAGTAATTTCATTATTGAGCATTACATTTATTACCGCTCAAAAACCCTTATACAAAGATCCCAAACAACCTGTAGAAGCCCGGGTTCAGGATTTGTTGAAAAGAATGACTCCCGAAGAAAAATTCTGGCAGTGTTTTATGATTCCCGGAGATTTGGACAATGTTCCGAAAGGTCAATATTCCCACGGAATTTTTGGTTTACAGGTGAGCGCAGGAAATCAAGGTGGTGGAGTTGCAGGACAACTCTTGAAATATAATGCCAATGAAGATGCAGAAAGATTGGCAAAAAAAATCAATGCAATTCAAAAATATTTTGTGGAAGAATCACGATTGGGAATTCCTATTATCCCTTTTGATGAAGCTTTACATGGATTAATGCGAGAAGGCGCAACGGCTTTTCCACAAGCGATTGGTTTGTCGGCGACTTTCAACCCTGAGTTAATGAAAGAAGTTTCAACAGCGATCGCAAAAGAAACGAAATTGAGAGGAATTCGTCAGATTTTGACACCTGTTGTCAATTTGGCGAGCGACGTCCGATGGGGTAGAACGGAGGAAACGTATGGTGAAGATCCGTTTTTGACTTCCGTGATGAGTGTAAATTTTGTCAGTTCTTTTGAAAATCAGGGAATTATTACCACTCCAAAACATTTTTTAGCGAATGTCGGAGAAGGTGGAAGAGATTCATATCCAATTCATTGGAACAAAAGATATTTGGAAGAAACGCATTTGATTCCTTTTCAGAAAGCTTTCACACAAGGCAAAAGCAGGTCGGTGATGACTTCGTATAATTTGTTGGATGGGCGACCTTCAACGGCAAATCATTGGTTATTGACCGAAAAATTAAAAAAAGATTGGAATTTCAAAGGTTTTGTCATTAGTGATGCAAGCGCGGTAGGTGGAGCAAATGTTCTCCATTTTACGGCAAAAGATTATGATGATGCTTCTGCACAGGCGATCAATGCAGGTCTTGACGTGATTTTCCAGACAGAATATCAACATTATAAATTGTTTATTCCACCATTTTTGGATGGAAGAATTTCACAGGAAAGAATTGATGATGCAGTTTCGAGAGTTTTAAGAGCAAAATTTGAATTGGGTTTGTTTGAAAATCCTTACGTTTCCGATGCAGCTATTTCGGAATTAAAGAAATTAAATCACAAACCCTTAGCAGAAAAAACAGCCATTGAATCTTTTGTTTTGCTTCAAAATAATAATCAAACGCTCCCGATTTCGGAAAATATTAAAAAGATTTTAGTGGTTGGGACTGATGCTGTTGATGCAAGATTAGGCGGTTATTCCGGGCCGGGAAACAAGAAAGTGAGTATTTTGGAAGGAATTAAAAATTTCACTAAAAATAAAAATATTGAAGTAAATTATTCAAAAGGAATTGATTGGAGTTTGAAGAATTTCACAACCGTTCCATCCGAATTTTTATCTTTTGAAAACCAAAAAGGTTTGAAAGGAAATTATTTTTCCAATTCTGATTTAAAAGGAAATCCCGCTTTTGAAAAACAAGACGAACAATTAAATTTCAAATGGACTTTATATTCTCCAAATCCTGAAAAGCTACAACCCGACAATTACAGTGTTCGATGGACAGGAAAATTAGAAGCTCCAAATTCAGGAAAATATCAGTTGGGTTTAAGAGGAAATGATGGCTTCAGATTATATGTAAATGGAAAATTGTTGATTGATAATTGGGAAAAGTTGAGTTATTCAACCAAAACTGTTGATATAGATTTTGTAAAAGGTCAAAAATCTGATATTGTCATTGAATTTCATGAAAATAGGGGTGAAGCGAACATTGAACTGATCTGGAATTATGGTTTAAATGATTATCGGAAAGATTTTAATGATGCTTTAAAATTGGCTCAAGATGCAGATTACATCATTGTTACCGCAGGAATTCATGAAGGTGAATTTCAGGATCGCTCTTCGTTGAGCCTTCCCGGAAATCAGGAACAATTTATTCAGGAAGTTTCAAAATTAAATAAACCGACAACAGTTGTTTTGGTTGGCGGTTCTGCAATAAAAACTACGGATTGGAAAGATAAAGTCGGGGCTATTTTAGATGTTTGGTACCCGGGAGAAGAGGGTGGAAATGCCGTTGCAAAAGTGCTTTTCGGGGCGGAAAATCCATCGGGGAAATTGCCGATTACGTTTCCGATTGAGGAAGGGCAGTTGCCTTTGACGTACAATCATCACCCGACCGGACGCGGAAATGATTATTATGATTTGAGTGGCGAACCGTTGTATCCGTTTGGTTTTGGATTGAGTTACACAACTTTTGAAATTTCTGATTTACAATTAAATAAAACAAAATATTCTGAAAACGAAACGATTATCGCTAAAGTTCAAGTTAAAAATACAGGTTCGAAAGTTGGAAGTGAAGTCATTCAATTATATATAAAAGATTTGTTGGCTTCAGTTTCAAGACCGATTATTGAGTTGAAAGGTTTTCAAAAAGTAGAATTAAAACCAGGAGAAACTAAACAAATTTCGATTGAAGTTCCAATTCAGAAATTAAAATTTTTAGACGAAAAAATGAATTGGATCGTAGAAAAAGGAACCTACAGAATTATGGTTGGAAATTCCTCTAAAAACCTGACTTTGAAACAGAATATTGAGGTTGAATAATTTTTATTTTATCGCAAGGTTAGACAAAGTTTTCTTGATTTTCTTTATGCACAATTTAAAGATAAACAAGGTCGTAAACTTCTCAAAGAAATACAAGACAAATTAAAATTGTATTACCTTCTTAAATGAAATGCCTTTGTATATCTTTAAAACTTAATTATGGACTTAAATCTTTGTCTAGCCTTGCGATAAAATAAACTTGGTATAATATCTGCATCTAAAAAGTAATTTTTTTAACTTAAATATTTATTGTACAAAATATAATTCCCATACTCTATAATTTTTAACAGTAAATATTATTAATCTTTAAATATAAATGTCATGAACAAATTTTTTATTTTAACTGTATTGTTTTTAGGTTTATCTGTAAATGTTTCTGCTCAAAAAACGCAGGATCAAATCAATAAAGAATATGCTGAACAGTATAGAAAAATCAATGAAAATTCTAAATTATCAGGCCCTGAAAAGGCAAGATTGAAAAAACAATTAGCTTTAAAACAAGATAAGGACAATAAAACCTATGATCTAGCTTACAAAAAGAAATACGGCAATTCTAAAGACGGTAGAAAAAAGCAGGTTGAAGATAAAATTGATCAATTAGAAAAAAAATATGATAAAGAGAAAGATCTGATTGATGATAATAATGGCTTAACAAAAACTCAGAAAAAAACTAGAAAAGAGGCTTTGAAAAAAAGATACGAAAGTCAAAAAGAAGTATTAAAAAAAGAGAAGGATAAAATTTAATGGTACGATATATGTAATATTCACTACGAATCCGAATGAATTTAATTAAAAGTTTAAAATCATTCATAAATGTAAATATCATGAACAAGTTTTTTATATCAACAATTTTATTAGTAGGATTATCAATGAATGTTTCAGCACAAAAACATCCTACGCCACCACCTCATCCTTCAAAAAGTGAATTGATTAATACCAAATCACGTGAACTTGATAAAAGATATAATCAGGAAAAGAAATTGATTTTGAATCATCCAATTGCTTCAAAAAAAATGAAACAGGAACAGTTGAAGGCTTTAAATGATAAATATAGAAGTCAAAAAAGATTGCTAAAAAAAATGTAATAACAGACATTTCTTGAAATTATTAAAATTGAAATAGGTTAATTCTATATATTAGGTTTTGATGAATTTCAAATTAAAATAAAAATTTATTAAAGAGAACGTATTTTATGTTCTCTTTTTTTGTTGGAAATATAATAAAAACAGGCTTTATTATGCATTGCCTCACGAATTTTAAGAAACATGAAACATCCAATATTTTTCCTTAAATTCGCATTAAAATTTTTAAGCTAATGAACTACGATATTATTGTCATCGGAAGTGGTCCTGGTGGATATGTTACAGCTATTAGAGCGGCACAATTGGGTTTCAAAACTGCAATTATCGAGAAAGAAAATCTAGGAGGAATCTGCCTTAACTGGGGATGTATTCCAACGAAAGCTTTGTTGAAATCTGCTCAGGTTTTTCATTATATCAACCATGCAGAAGATTATGGATTGAATAAAGTGGAGCCAAGTTTTGAGTTTCCAAATGTAATTCAAAGAAGCCGTGGCGTTGCTAATAAAATGAGTAAAGGGATTGAGTTCTTAATGAAAAAGAACAAGATCGACGTTATTCTGGGAACTGCGAAAGTTTTAAAAGATAAAAAAGTTTCTGTTACAGATAAAGACGGTAAAGTGACTGAATATGCTGCAAGCAACATCATTATTGCAACTGGAGCACGTTCTAGAGAATTGCCAAACTTACCTCAAGACGGTAAAAAAGTAATCGGATACAGACAGGCATTATCTCTTCCTGAGCAGCCAAAATCTATGATTGTTGTAGGTTCTGGAGCTATTGGTGTTGAGTTTGCTGACTTCTATAACACAATGGGAACGAAAGTAACTGTTGTTGAATTTATGCCAAACATCGTTCCTGTGGAAGATGAAGATATCTCTAAGCACTTAGAAAAATCTTTGAAAAAGACAGGTATCGAAATTATGACAAATGCTTCTGTTGAGAGCGTTGATACAAGTGGAGAAGGGGTGAAAGCTACTGTGAAAACAGCTACTGGAACAATCACTCTTGAAGCTGATATTTTATTATCTGCTGTTGGTATCGCTGCAAACATCGAGAACATTGGTCTTGAAGAAGTTGGAATCCAGATAGATAAAGGTAGAGTTTTAGTAAACGAATGGTACGAAACTTCTGTTCCGGGTTACTATGCGATCGGAGATATTATTCCGACTCAGGCTCTTGCTCACGTTGCTTCTGCTGAAGGAATCACTTGTGTTGAGAAGATCAAAGGACTGCACGTTGAGAAAATCGACTATGGTAATATCCCTGGATGTACTTACTGTCACCCTGAAGTTGCTTCTGTTGGTCTTACAGAAAAGCAGGCTAAAGAAAAAGGTTACGAAATCAAAGTTGGTAAATTCCCTCTTTCTGCAAGTGGAAAAGCTACTGCAAACGGAAATACAGATGGTTTCATCAAAGTTATTTTCGATGCTAAATACGGTGAATGGCTAGGTTGTCACATGATTGGTGAAGGTGTAACTGATATGGTTGCTGAAGCTGTTGTTGCTAGAAAACTAGAAACTACAGGTCACGAGATCATCAAGTCTATCCACCCGCATCCAACGGTTTCTGAGGCTATCATGGAAGCTGCAGCTGCTGCTTACGGAGAAGTTATTCATATTTAATATGGCTTCTAAATAACGATAAATTATTTACACTATATTTAAAGCCCAGATTCGTTCTGGGCTTTTTTTATAAATGATACAACTATGAAAAAAAGTATTTTATTCCTTGCCCTTGTTTATTTTAACCTTCTTTTCTCTCAAAAGGAAGAAAAATTTCAAGAAATATATTTTCCTGTAAAATATGTATTAAAAAGTTCTAAAGACACCATAAAAACGAAGATTCTGAATATTGGGTTTTATACAAACGAAGAGTTTTCTCCCGCAACTTATATCAAACAAATGACGGTATTAGATCCTTCGGGTAAAAAAATAAAAGTCAATGAAGATGATGTTCGTTATATG harbors:
- a CDS encoding glycoside hydrolase family 3 N-terminal domain-containing protein, with the translated sequence MPFKLRFKIIVISLLSITFITAQKPLYKDPKQPVEARVQDLLKRMTPEEKFWQCFMIPGDLDNVPKGQYSHGIFGLQVSAGNQGGGVAGQLLKYNANEDAERLAKKINAIQKYFVEESRLGIPIIPFDEALHGLMREGATAFPQAIGLSATFNPELMKEVSTAIAKETKLRGIRQILTPVVNLASDVRWGRTEETYGEDPFLTSVMSVNFVSSFENQGIITTPKHFLANVGEGGRDSYPIHWNKRYLEETHLIPFQKAFTQGKSRSVMTSYNLLDGRPSTANHWLLTEKLKKDWNFKGFVISDASAVGGANVLHFTAKDYDDASAQAINAGLDVIFQTEYQHYKLFIPPFLDGRISQERIDDAVSRVLRAKFELGLFENPYVSDAAISELKKLNHKPLAEKTAIESFVLLQNNNQTLPISENIKKILVVGTDAVDARLGGYSGPGNKKVSILEGIKNFTKNKNIEVNYSKGIDWSLKNFTTVPSEFLSFENQKGLKGNYFSNSDLKGNPAFEKQDEQLNFKWTLYSPNPEKLQPDNYSVRWTGKLEAPNSGKYQLGLRGNDGFRLYVNGKLLIDNWEKLSYSTKTVDIDFVKGQKSDIVIEFHENRGEANIELIWNYGLNDYRKDFNDALKLAQDADYIIVTAGIHEGEFQDRSSLSLPGNQEQFIQEVSKLNKPTTVVLVGGSAIKTTDWKDKVGAILDVWYPGEEGGNAVAKVLFGAENPSGKLPITFPIEEGQLPLTYNHHPTGRGNDYYDLSGEPLYPFGFGLSYTTFEISDLQLNKTKYSENETIIAKVQVKNTGSKVGSEVIQLYIKDLLASVSRPIIELKGFQKVELKPGETKQISIEVPIQKLKFLDEKMNWIVEKGTYRIMVGNSSKNLTLKQNIEVE
- the lpdA gene encoding dihydrolipoyl dehydrogenase, with protein sequence MNYDIIVIGSGPGGYVTAIRAAQLGFKTAIIEKENLGGICLNWGCIPTKALLKSAQVFHYINHAEDYGLNKVEPSFEFPNVIQRSRGVANKMSKGIEFLMKKNKIDVILGTAKVLKDKKVSVTDKDGKVTEYAASNIIIATGARSRELPNLPQDGKKVIGYRQALSLPEQPKSMIVVGSGAIGVEFADFYNTMGTKVTVVEFMPNIVPVEDEDISKHLEKSLKKTGIEIMTNASVESVDTSGEGVKATVKTATGTITLEADILLSAVGIAANIENIGLEEVGIQIDKGRVLVNEWYETSVPGYYAIGDIIPTQALAHVASAEGITCVEKIKGLHVEKIDYGNIPGCTYCHPEVASVGLTEKQAKEKGYEIKVGKFPLSASGKATANGNTDGFIKVIFDAKYGEWLGCHMIGEGVTDMVAEAVVARKLETTGHEIIKSIHPHPTVSEAIMEAAAAAYGEVIHI